From Camarhynchus parvulus chromosome 22, STF_HiC, whole genome shotgun sequence, a single genomic window includes:
- the LOC115912489 gene encoding D(1)-like dopamine receptor encodes MDGFYPSAGGAGQDGLSATGWAAQSHSPLSLRVVTAACLSLLILATLLGNALVCLAVLRFPHLRSKVTNLFVVSLAVSDLLVAVLVMPWRAASDVLGFWPFGAFCDLWVAFDIMCCTASILHLCLISLERYWAIAEPFRHQRRVTQRLAFVTIAVAWLLSLLISFLPVQLQWHRDREQLGFNGSAEEGSCDPSLSRTYAISSSLISFYIPVAIMLGTYGRLFRLARRQLRGISSLETPAGRSARPRETSLKNSLRKETKVLQTLSIIVGVFVCCWLPFFVLNCLVPFCDPELHVPGASPCVSRAVLSTFTWLGWANSALNPIIYAFNAEFRAAFASLLGWGCLCRGGAVETVTFSNELVSFHPDTSGHRALQSLSPPQLLPHAVLQLENPEVALERVSLGSSPPQIPLPESGTPVRLGRIPPLASSAFH; translated from the coding sequence ATGGATGGGTTTTACCCCTcggcaggaggagctgggcaggacgGGCTCAGTGCCACCGGCTGGGCAGCACAAAGCCACTCCCCGCTGTCCCTGCGGGTGGTGACAGCCgcctgcctgtccctcctcaTCCTCGCCACGCTGCTGGGGAACGCCCTGGTGTGCCTGGCCGTGCTCAGGTTCCCACACCTGCGCTCCAAGGTCACCAACCTCTTCGTGGTCTCCTTGGCCGTGTCCGACCTGCTGGTGGCCGTGCTGGTGAtgccctggagagcagccagtgATGTGCTGGGCTTCTGGCCCTTCGGGGCCTTCTGTGACCTCTGGGTGGCCTTTGACATCATGTGCTGCACGGCCTCCATCCTCCACCTGTGCCTCATCAGCCTCGAGCGCTACTGGGCCATCGCCGAGCCCTTCCGCCACCAGAGGAGGGTGACGCAGCGCCTGGCCTTCGTCACCATCGCGGTGGCttggctgctgtccctcctcatctccttcctgcccgtgcagctgcagtggcacagggaccGGGAGCAGCTGGGGTTTAACGGCTCTGCGGAGGAGGGGAGCTGTGATCCCAGCCTCAGCAGGACCTATGCCATCTCCTCATCCCTCATCAGCTTCTACATCCCCGTTGCCATCATGCTGGGCACCTACGGGCGCCTCTTCCGCCTGGCCCGGCGCCAGCTCCGTGGGATCTCCTCCCTGGAGACCCCGGCGGGACGGAGCGCCCGCCCTCGGGAAACCTCCCTGAAAAACTCCCTCAGGAAGGAGACCAAGGTGCTGCAGACCCTCTCCATCATCGTGGGCGTCTTcgtgtgctgctggctgcccttcTTCGTGCTCAACTGCCTGGTGCCCTTCTGTGACCCCGAGCTGCACGTCCCGGGAGCGTCGCCGTGCGTCAGCAGGGCCGTGCTCAGCACCTtcacctggctgggctgggccaacTCTGCCCTCAACCCCATCATCTACGCCTTCAACGCCGAGTTCCGCGCCGCTTTCgcctccctgctgggctggggctgcctgtgccGCGGCGGCGCCGTGGAGACAGTGACCTTCAGCAACGAGCTGGTGTCCTTCCACCCCGACACCTCcgggcacagggctctgcagagcctcagcccgccccagctgctgccccacgccgtgctgcagctggaaaacccCGAGGTGGCCTTGGAGAGGGTTTCTCTGGGCTCCTCCCCACCTCAGATCCCCCTTCCTGAGAGTGGGACCCCCGTCCGGCTGGGGAGGATTCCCCCTCTGGCCAGCAGCGCCTTCCATTGA
- the R3HCC1 gene encoding R3H and coiled-coil domain-containing protein 1 translates to MDGVFLSPSEDEFVGRIVEELEHFMEQGQHHRVLLFPPLSSRLRYLIHRTVENMELLSSFSVGEGWRRRTVICHSAVRLPNETSSDQKAGPSAARVQRPAQPWGRGSRGARLRQPGDTHGDSARPSVGSGRISRPPRRKPERAPFVPRGGRRKANWRERESPGDGEAAPGGENGPRNCSREQREPGRAGGSPGRQQEPEDVPGEGGAEHPRGDEKVPSLGNGGDSCGQEGRDEDCSHAPSSAHDKHPPEAGEEDQGSTIIAEGSELQAQLQEEKQSRRDSGGSECGRSSVPLENRGDSRTASGVPHPAMTVPPVPAPPELEPQTPQSSSSSSSQLPPADQHSRAVRAVPSPSAGQVEQEALQKVLEGPGEALAAPKPLRGADPGAPGRIQRKEEEEGKEGSGVAEALRRGLDLAAGDTEGPRQSGPEDDCTAELLAEIVGNLTVKDISIERISVDYSGYGEAQVSEGDLGHVTEIYDFPSSLKTEDLLGMFSDFHESGFKIQWVDDTHALGIFSSLSTASQALGRRYPCLKIRPLLHASKQAKVKALQRPKLLHVGKERPQTDTAVARRLLSHALGWRQRHQEPTGSEDFQPEPSEQEE, encoded by the exons ATGGATGGCGTTTTCCTGTCGCCCAGCGAGGATGAGTTCGTGGGCAGGATcgtggaggagctggagcacttcatggagcagggccagcaccacCG AGTGCTCCTGTTCCCGCCCCTGTCCAGCCGCCTCCGGTACCTGATCCACAGGACCGTGGAGAACATGGAATTGCTGAGCAGCTTCTCGGTGGGagagggctggaggaggaggacggTCATTTGTCACTCTGCTGTCAG gctgcCCAACGAGACCTCGAGTGACCAAAAGGCCGGGCCCAGCGCCGCCCGCGTGCAGCGCCCGGCGCAGccctggggccgggggtcccggggggccCGGCTGCGCCAGCCCGGGGACACGCACGGGGACAGCGCCCGGCCCAGCGTGGGCTCGGGCAGGATCTCCAGGCCGCCCCGGAGGAAGCCAGAGAGAGCCCCGTTCGTGCCCAGAGGGGGCCGGAGAAAGGCGAATTGGAGGGAGCGGGAGAGCCCCGGGGACGGGGAGGCGGCGCCGGGAGGGGAGAACGGCCCCAGGAATTGCAGCCGGGAGCAgcgggagccgggcagggctggaggcagccctgggaggcagcaggagcctgagGATGTCCCTGGAGAAGGCGGCGCTGAGCATCCCCGGGGAGATGAGAAGGTGCCATCCTTAGGGAATGGCGGCGATTCCTGTGGGCAGGAAGGTCGGGATGAAGACTGTTCCCATGCCCCAAGTTCTGCGCACGACAAACACCCTCCcgaggcaggggaggagga ccagggcagcaccatCATTGCTGAGGGCAGCGAGCTCCaggcccagctgcaggaggagaagcaaTCCAGGCGGGATTCCGGAGGGTCGGAGTGCGGGAGGAGCTCTGTCCCTCTGGAGAACCGTGGTGACAGCAGGACAGCCTCAGGTGTGCCGCACCCGGCCATGACAGTCCCACCCGTGCCAGCCCCCCCAGAGCTGGAACCTCagacccctcagagcagcagcagcagcagcagccagcttcCCCCTGCAGATCAGCATTCCCGGGCTGTCCgggctgttcccagccccagcGCTGGGCAGGTGGAGCAGGAAGCCCTGCAGAAGGTTCTGGAAGGCCCAGGCGAGGCTCTGGCTGCCCCCAAGCCGCTCCGTGGGGCAGATCCGGGCGCTCCGGGGCGGAtccagaggaaggaggaagaggagggcaaGGAAGGCTCGGGTGTGGCCGAGGCGCTGAGGAGGGGCCTGGATTtggctgcaggggacacagaggggccGAGGCAGAGCGGCCCCGAGGACGACTGCAcggcagagctcctggcagag ATCGTTGGGAATTTGACAGTGAAGGACATCAGCATCGAGAGGATCAGCGTGGATTATTCTGGCTACGGGGAGGCGCAGGTCAGTGAGGGGGACTTGGGCCACGTCACCGAGATCTACGACTTCCCCTCGTCCCTGAAAACCGAGGATCTGCTGGGAATGTTCTCAGACTTCCA TGAGAGCGGCTTCAAAATCCAGTGGGTGGATGACACCCACGCCCTGGGAatcttctccagcctctccacag catcGCAGGCCCTGGGCCGCCGCTACCCCTGCCTGAAGATCCGGCCCCTGCTCCACGCCAGCAAACAGGCCAAGGTCAAGGCTCTGCAGAGACCGA